The DNA window ACGCTGGAGGCGGCATCCTGCTGGGCGGCGTGGCGGTAGAGGGCGCGTCCGCAGTTCTCCAGGCGGATGGACTCGTCCGAGAGCGCGGTGGCGACCCGTGCGGAGATCTCCTCGCGCAGCGAGTCCGCATCGGGGCCCGTCCAGCTCACGCTCCGCGCCGCCGTGCTGAGCTCCTCGCCGAGCGCCTGCAGTCGCGTCCCGTGCCGCTCCATCGCCTGCCCCTGCGCGATCAGCTGCTCGGGATCCGCCCCGAGGAATCCCGTCATGTGCTTCCTTCCCCCTCGTCACCACCCCCGGTGACCCATGTCATGGACAATACCGAGGAACGAGCTCGTGCGGCGGTCCGCGCGAGGACTGGGGACGACGGGGGAGCGGGGAGCATGGAGCGGGGACGCGAGAGGTGGGGGTCGGCGGCGGCTTTCGGCGCAGCCGCGCTGCTCCTGTCGGGCTGCGGGGCGAGCGCGGAGCCGGTGCCGGCCGAGGACGCCGTCGCCCGGTATGACGCCGTGGCCGAGGCCGTCACCGGTGCTCTGCCCGAGCAGGGCTGGACCCTGCAGGAGAACCAGCGCTCCGTCCAGGAAGAGGATGGTCAGTGCGTGTATTCGCCTGGTGTGTGGAATGGAGACGGCACCCTCGTGGGCGTCGTCGCCGATCCGGGGTGGGAGGAGATCGCCGAGCGCCTCGACCCGGTGCTGGCCGAGCACGGCTTCGAGAGCCTCGGCTCCCCGTCACGATCGGGGGCGAGCCTCCGGGTCGGCACGCAAGATGAGCACGGCGCCGAGCTGGTGATCGACGATCAGGGCACCCTGTCGCTCAGGGGAGCGCTCGTCGACGCCACCACCTGCACCGAGAGCGCGCTCGGGCTCTGAGCCTCTTCCGTCGGGCCCCGACGGTCACGGAGTGCGGACGGCCCCGAACTCGAGCCGACGCCGCAGGGCGAAGCCGAGCTTCTCGTAGCCGGCGATCGCCGAGGTGTTGGCGGCAGAGGCGTGCATCAGCGCCCGGTCGCCGCGCTGCTGGATGTGGAAGGCGACGTCGAGCACGAGGCGCGAGGCGAGACCCTGACGGCGGTGGCGCTCGTCGACCGCGACCGCGCTGATCTCGGTCCAGCCCGCCGGATGCAGGCGCTCCCCGGCCATCGCGATCAGCTCGCCGTCGCGCCGGATGCCCACGTAGCGGCCCAGCTCGTGGGTGCGGGAACGGAACGGGCCGGGCTTGGTTCGCTCCACCAGGGCGTTCATTGCGGCGCTGTCGGCGGCGCCCAGCTCCACCGCCTCCTCGTCCGGTCGTGGCACGAGGCGGGAGGTCTGGACCAGCTGCACGCCGGGGACGGAGAACACCGGGGTCCAGCCCTCCGGCAGCAGCGGATCCGCGTGGGAGACGCTCACCTCCGCGCCGTGCCCGAACACCTCCAGGATCGCGTCCCACACGTCCGGGTGGCCCCAGTCCCGCACGCCGACGAAGGGGGAGACGTCCTCTGGATAGCGCAGCACGTGCTCGTTGCCCTCGGCGAGCGAGCGGTGGTGCCCGCTCAGGGAGGACCAGGCGGGGTTGTCCAGCACGGCGTCGCCCGCATCGACGGCGCTCTCGGTCCCGGTGTCCGCCTCGGTGCCGGACGGAGCGGCCGACGGAGCGGTGGTGAGGTTCTCCGGATCCCGTGCGCGGACGTGCAGGGCGGCGGCGGGGGAGGTGTCCGGGAGCGGCATGGAGAGGTCCTCGTCAGGTGGTTCGTCAGGAGGTGCGGTCACGCTACTCCCGTCGGCCCGGCCCGGACCACGGACCGTGACCGGGGAGACGCCCGTGCTGGTCGGCGTGCGGGTGGGGCGGCCGACGGGTGGGCCGCGGTCCGATAGCGTGGGACCCTCCGTCCCGGTGCGCGACGGAGCCAGCCCTTCGTGCGAAAGGATCGTGGCCCCTCCCGGCCGGAGCCTCCATGACCCAGCCTCCTGCGACCTCGTCGCCCTCCGATCCCCCGGACCGTCGGCCCCCCGAGGGCGGGGCCCCCGGGCCGCGACGGAGGCCGTCCCCGGCGCTCGTCGTCGGCGTCCTGATGGTCCTGATCCTCGTGCTCGCCCTGGTCGGCTTCTTCGGAGCGCGGGCGCTGATGGGCGACGACGAGCGCGGCGCGCAGTCGGCGACGTCTCCGCAGCAGGTGCTCGCCGCGGTCCCTGCCGCGGTCGCGGGCACCGACGCGGGCACCGGCGCGGGCGCCGACGCCTGAGCACCGTCGCCCGCGGGTGACCGTGCGCGCTCGCGCGTGCAGGGTCCTCGTCAGGCCACGAGGCCGTCGATCTGGTCGATCGCCGTGCGCGAGCCCTCCTCGACACCCATGTCCAGCACCGTCTGCAGACCCTCGCGGCTCGCGAACGTGGTCACGTACACCGCCCGGGTCCCGCCGTCCTGCGCGGTGAAGGTGCTGACGCTGGTCGAGACGGGCAGATCGGTGTTCGGGCTGAAGTCCTCATGCGCGAAGCCGTCCTCGTAGGAGAACGACCTCGGCTGGTCGACCTCGAGCACCGACCAGTACCCGTAGTGGCGATCGCCCTCGGGGCCGGTCATGTAATAGGTGACGCGGCCGCCCGGGGTGAGGCTGTGGTCGACCACCGTGGCCGGGTACTCCGGCGGGCCCCACACCTTCTCGAGCTGGCGCGGGTCGGCGTAGATGTCCCAGATCCTCTCCACGGGAGCGGCGAACTGCGCGGTGATCGTGAGGGTGAGCGTCTCGAGGTCGTGGGTGATGTCGGTGACGGGCATGGTCGCTCCTCGGTCGTCCCGGCGAGCCGGGGTGGTGCACGACGACGGGTGCTCACTCCCGCTCGGAGTGGAGCATCTCGTCGATGCGGTCGATGTGCTCGCGGCCCCTCCGCTCGATCTCCTCGAGCAGTCGGGCGGCGGCGCGGAGTCCGTCGACGTCGGCACGGGCGAGGGTCTCGCGCCCGCTGCGTCGACGGCGGAGGAGCCCGGCCCGCTCGAGCGCCGCGACGTGCTTCTGCACGGCCGTGAGGCTCATCGGGTAGTTCCGGGCCAGCGCGGAGACCGACTGCTCCTCCGCGAGCGCCCGGCGCAGGATGTCGCGCCGGGTGCGGTCCGAGAGGGCGCGGAACCAGGCGTCGGCCCGGTCCTCCTCGCCCTCCTGCATGTCTGAAACCTACAACCGCGGAGTTGTTTCTGCAAGGGTGCTGCGTCCGTGGCGAGACATCGAGGTGGCGCGGCGTCCGCTCGAGGATCATGGGATCGAGACGTCGCATGCGGGGGCGAGGGCGTCCCCGGAGGACTCGGCGGCCTCGGCCTGGCATGCTGGGGGCATCACGGCGGCGGGACCGGGAGAGGCGGATGCGGATGCGGAGGCGAAGGCTGATGGCCGGAGGACTGGCGGGCATGGTGGCCGCGCTGGCGGGCTGCGGACGTCTGCTGCCGTCGCAGACGGACTCGCTCAACGACCCGGTGGAGGAGTTCGAGCATGTGACCTCCTCCGAGATGGAGACCAGCGGCGGCGGGACCATGCGCACCAGCCTGCGCGGAGACATCCGCTTCGACGTGGACGAGGACCAGCTCCTGGACGCCCTGGATCCCGTGTGGCGACAGGTGACCGAGTACGTCTTCGAGCTCGACGACGGGTTCGAGATGCGCAGCGTTCTGGTGATCGCCCACGGGGCTGATGGATCCACGGTCGCGCCGGAGGAGCTGCTGGGCCCCGAATATGCTGCAGATCAGGACGCGACCGTGTACTTCGGAGACTTCTTCGAGCACTACGGTCTGATCTGAGCGCTCCGAGGGGATCAGATCGCGTCAGATCCGGCGGGCATCGATGACCACGTCCTCGGTGAGGGTGACGCCCTCGCCGATGTACCGGCCGTCCATGCGATCCGCCTTGTCTGCCAAGGCCGGATGGTCGGGATGCTGAGTGAGAGTGCCGTAGTAGCCGGAGGTCTCCGAGTAGGAACCGTCGCGACGGCGGTGCACCGAGTCATGCGCGTTGTGGGCGGCGTCCGGCTGCGGGAAGTCCGGGTTCTGGGGCGGGGTCCGCATGGGCACGTCCTGCACGTTCTCGGCCGGGTTGCCGCCGGGATGGCGGAAGGAGCGCCCCTCGAGGTCGAGCGTGGGGACGAAATCTCCGTCGGTCCCCTCGTTCTGGACATGCTGCACGTTGACCACATCGGTCGTGCTCTGCGCCGGGGTGTAGGTCTGCACCGGGGAGCCGACGGAGAAGATGTCGGTGACGTTGTAGGAGCCGTTCGCGCCGGAGGAGCTGTTGAAGGCGGGATCGTCGGCCAGCTGCGCGGCGACCAGACCTCCCTGGGAATGCGCCACGAAGGCGACGTCCGAGCCGGGCGGGATGCCGGCCTCGGCCATCGCGGCTGTCACCGCGTTCGCCCCGGCGTTCTCCCGTCCCGCCATGGCGTAGATGTTGTTCGCCCAGCCGAAGGGCTGGCCCTGCCCGTTCCATCCCTCGAGGGTCGCCGGGAGTCCGCCCTCGCTCGACCACAGGTCCGCGCCCTGGGTGGGCGGCACGTGCACGATGTACCTCTCGGCGCCGTCGGTGCCCTGGATGGTCTGTATGCGGATCTGCGCGGAGTCCTGCGCGTCGTACTCCCCGCCCGGCGGGACGGTCCTGATGTCACCACGGGTCTCGTCGTTGTCGAGCACCAGGTCTGCGAGATCCCGCGGGGCCTCGCTGTCCTGGACGTGGCGGGGCTCCTCGCCGAGCTCGATCTCGGAGCGCTCGTCGAGGATCTCGATGTCCCCGTCGGGCAGGCCGTCGAAGAGGTCGCCGAGCGGGCCGGGGAGGCCCTTCAGGCCGTCGCGACCCCCTTCGAGGAGACTCTCCGCCCCCTCCGCGAGGTCCACGACACCGCCCGCGATCATCTCCGCCCAGGGAGTGTCCGGGATGAGCCGCTGGATCCCCTCGGGCAGGCCGCGGAGGCCCTCGTCGAGCCGGTCGAGGAAGTCGGTGACTCCGTCCGGCAGCAGGCTCTCGGGATCGCCGCCGCCGTCACCGTCGGGCTCCGAGGCGGCGTCCTGCTGATCCGCCTCCGCCCCGAGGTCGAAGCCCAGATGCTGAAGACGTTCGCCCAGCGTGCTGACCTGCGGTCCGATCCGGCCGCTCCAGTCCTGGACGAAGCTCTCCCGGTCCGGTCCCGCCCAGTCGACGCCGTGCACGTGCGCGGTGATCTCGGCGTGGAGGTCGATGATCCGCCGGGACCCGGTGAGCAGCAGCTCGGCATGCCCGCGAGCATCCTCCGGGTCCATGCCCTGGAACCCGCTCATGCCGCACCCTCCGTTCGTGCGATCGTCGCGCCCTCGCGCAGCAGAGGGATCACGGTCCCGAAGAAGTCCCCGTCCTCGACCCGGTGCATCCCGGCCAGAGGTCCGGCCGGCCCGTCGGCGCTGTAGAGCCCGAGGACCCCGCACGTCCACCGTCGCAGCAACGTCACGCTCTGCTCGGGGGCGGGCGGGATGAGGTGGATCGCGAGGTCCGCGCGATCGCCCGTGCCGGCCAGCGCATCACGCAGCTCGGCATCGAGCCCCGGGAGCGTCGCGATCGCGCTCCGGGCCGGCTCCCCCTCGTCCGCCCGGCTGCGGATCTGCTGGACCTGCGCGCTGCTGAGCTGCAGGCGGGTGGCCTCCGAGCGGGTGGTCATCGTGGCTGGGGCCGACAGCCGTGATCCCGCGGGCACCGACGCCATGATGATCTCCGGGAGCATCTCCACCTCCACCAGGGACCAGCCGACCTCTCCGGCACCGCGTCGGGCGCAAACGACGGCTCCCCGGGCATCCACCGAGATCTCCAGCTCGATGCGTGGGCCGACGGCGGGCGTCACGCCGACTGCTGCCACGCAGGGCGCGAGCAGTGCGCGTCGGATGATCGCCTCGTGCTCGGGGTCGTGCAGGGGCGCCTCGGGCGACGGGGCGTCCGGCACGGTGATCATGGTCCGCCACAGCGGGTTCAGGCTCGCGCCGTCCTGGAGAGCCCGTGCGGCGGCATCGCGCACCGGTGCGCTCTCGAACGGGGCGGTGAACTCGACCATCGGGCCCTCCTCCACAGGATGCCGGTCTGTGCCTCCTGAGCCTAGGGAGGCGATGGCGCGACGACCATGGGTACTTGTCCCCATCCCGGAGAGGCCTGGCGGTCCGCCGCGCCGGAGGCGCCCGCGGGCGGGGAGCGGGGGCGGGCCGCCTCCCTCCTCGCCTCCGTCCTCGTTTCCGTCCTCTAGGCTCGGAGCATGACCACGGGACAGGGGACTCCTCCCGAGTACGACTGGGAGGACGGCGCCGGCCCGCAAGAGCCGGAGCGCCCCGCCCTGCCCGCCGCCACCCCGTCGGACCCCGACCTCGCGGACGAGGCGCCGATCAGCGAGGCGCCCCGCGACTTCTCGCCCTGGGCCGCCCCGACCGTGGAGGCCGGCACCCCCGACGCCCCCGATGCCGGGCAGAGCTCCGGCCGCGACGGCCGACTCCCCGCCTGGGCGATCCTCGGGATCGTCGCGGTCCAGGGCGTGGTCGCCGTCTCCGTGGTCGCCCTCGTGCTCGGCGCCGCGCAGACCCTCTACGGGGGGCCCGATGTGGACCCGTCGGCCGCCCCGACCTCGGCGCCCGCGACCCGATCCGGCCCGCCGGCCACGTCCGAGCCGGCGCGTGAGCCCGGCACCGTCACCGATTCCTCGGGGCGCGAGGTGACCGACGGGACCGGCGGCTTCGACGACCCGGGCACGATCGGCGAGCACACCGTGAGCTGGACCGTCTGGACCCGCGGGACCCTCTTCGTGACGCCCCTCGAGGTCGAGGTCTCGGCGACCCTCCCGGGCACGAGCGCGACGGGCGTCGTCCAGGACGGCTACCGTGCGGTCCTGGCGACCTACGAGGTGCGCTACGAGGGCGCCGGACAGCTCGCGCCCTCCGAGGAGCTCTGGCTGACCGGCGAGACCGAGCTGACCTATTTCCCGGACATCGCCCAGGGCCTGGTCGGTGATCCGATGAAGCAGGTGGGGCCGCTCGAGGACGGCGAGACCGCGCGTTTCCGCAGCGTGTTCCTCGTCCCGGAGGACGAGGTCGACAGCTTCCGCCTGGGTCTGGAGACCTTCACCGGGGAGGTCCTGTACTTCCGGGCGACCTGAGGGGCGCGAGGCGCCGGGGCGCGGTGGACACCCGGCCGCGGTCTGAGGCATCATCTATCTGAAACCCGCAGTATCAGGCAACCTGCGGAGCGCCGCCTGCCCTCGACGAAGAGATCGCGAAAGGTCACTGATGAGCAGCTACACCGAGCACGTCACCCGAGTCCTCACAGAGGATCGCGAGCACGCGGGTCTGGGGACCGTGGCCGTGCTGACCTTCGCGCCGCCCGCGGGCGAGGAGCGCCGCCCCGCCACCCTCGGTCCCCGCTCGATCGAGGCCGTCACCGGCGCGATCGGCACCGCCCTGGACCGCGCCGAGGCTGGGGAGATCCAGGCCATCGCCCTGACCGGCACCGGGAAGGTCTTCCTCGCCGGCGCCGACCTGTCGATGTTCGCCGACCCCACTGCGGTCTCGAACGTCGAGGGCATGACCCGCGCCGCGCATGAGCTGCAGATCCGGGTGCGCACCAGCCCCGTCCCCGTCCTCGCCCATCTCAACGGGGTCGCCCTCGGCGGCGGCCTCGAGGTCGCGCTCCTGGCCGACGTGCGCACCGCCGCCCCCGGCGTGAAGGGCCTCGGCCTGCCGGAGACCAGCCTCGGGATCCTGCCCGGCTGGGGCGGCACCACGCTGCTGCAGTCCGTCGTCGGCGCCGAGACCGCCGTGCGGATGATCCTCGAGGACCCGGCGCGCGACGCCCAGCTGAGCGCCGAGCAGGCCCTCGAGAACGGCCTGGTCGACGAGCTGGCCGAGGGGCTCGACGAGGCGCTGGACCAGTTCGCCGCCCTGGTCGCCGCGCATGTGGACCTCGACGTGAGCGACGCCGACGTGGTGGACCCAGCACTCGCCGCGACCGCGGCCGACGCCCCCGCCGACGCCCCCGGCGCCTGGGCCGGCCGCGAGGCGCCGCTGCCCGCCGCCGACACCCCCGAGGCCGAGGCGCTGCTGGACGCCCTGGACGCCCCGCACGGGAGTGCGGAGACTCGCCGCACCTGGGCCGGTCGGCTCGAGGCGCAGGGCGCCCCCGCCGTCGCCCGGGCTCTCCGCCTGCTCCAGGAGCTGCCCGGCTCCACCCTCGCCGACGCCCTCGAGCGCGAGGCCACTGCGCTCGGCGAGCTGGTGCGCAGCGATGCGGCCGCCGCCTCGATGTACTCCGCCGAGATGCTGCGTCACGGCAAGCCCGGCCGCGCCCCTGTGGAGGGGGCGCGCGAGATCCGCCGCGTCGGTGTGGCCGGCGCCGGTCTCATGGCGTCCCAGATCGCCGCCCAGCTGGCCCTGGGCCTCCGGGTCCCCGTCGTTATGCGCGACCTCGACACGGCCACGGCCTCCAAGGGCCTCGCCGCCGCCCGCGAGGTGATCGCCCGGACCGCGGCCCGCGGGTCGCTCGACGCCGCCGCCGCGACCGCCCTCGCCGACAGCCTCTCCGCCACCACGGACCTCCAGGACCTCGCCGGCTGCGACCTCGTGCTCGAGGCCGTCCCCGAGGTGCTCGCGATCAAGAAGTCCGTCTTCGCCGAGCTCGAGAGCGTCCTGGCGGAGGACGCCCTGCTGGTCACCAACACCTCCTCGCTGTCGGTGGCGCGGATGGCGGAGGACCTCACCCACCGAGGGCGCGTCGTGGGCCTGCACTTCTTCAACCCCGTCGCCAAGATGCCCCTGGTCGAGGTGATCCACACCGAGGACACCGACGAGGCGGCCCTCGCCACCGGCCTCGAGGTGGTGCGGCGGATGCGCAAGTTCGCCGTGCGGAGCGCGGACGCGCCGGGCTTCATCGTCAACCGGCTCCTGTTCCGCGTGCTCGGAGCGGTGCTCGCCTCCGTAGACGCCGGCGCGGACCCGGCCGAGGTCGACGCCTCCCTCGACGCCCTCGGCATGCCCATGCGCCCCTTCGAGCTGCTGGATCTGGTGGGCCTCGCGGTCGCGGACCACGTGGGGACCGTGCTCCTCGAGGAGCTCGGCGACCGCTTCCACGCCTCCCCGGGCCTGGGCGCGATGGCCGAGAAGAAGGCCCGCTTCACCGAGCCGAGCAGGACCGCCGTGCACCCGCCGGTCTCCCCGACCGTCGCCGAGGTGTTCGGCACGGACCCGTCCGTCGCTGCCGCGGCACCCGTGGGCGACGCCCTGCTCGAGGCGGTCCAGGACGGCCTCGCCGAGGAGATCGCGCTGATGCTCGATGCCGGTGTGGTCGAACGGCCGGAGCAGGTGGACCTGGCCCTGATCCTGGGCGCCGGCTTCCCCCGGCACCGCGGCGGGGTCACGCCCTACCTCGACGCCTCGGGCGCCTCGCAGCGCGCCGTGGGCCGCACCTTCCACGGCGAGCTGTTCACCGGGCGGGGCTGAACGGCGCTCCTGCCTCCGGGACTCCCGCCCCGGGACAGGTCACCGCGCCGCCCCGTTCGCCCTGGGAGCGGGGCGGTGCGTTTCGTGACCGGATAGCGATCTGATGATCCTGGGCGAACCCTGGGTGCGCCGTACTATGTGGCGATCGGGCCCAGGGGTTCGACCAGAGCAGGTCGTGTCAGGAGAGAGGGGACGGCGCCGCATCCGGCGCCGGAGCAGAACATGTCGCAGCCACCGCAGAACGGATGGGGCCAGCCGCCGTCCGAGGATCCCTACGGCCAGTCGTCGGCGAACGGCGGCTACGACGCCGCCGGTCAGTCGCAGCCGGAGTACGGCCAGTCCTACGGCAGCCAGTCCCCGGCCGACGGCTCGTACGGGCAGGACGGCGCGTACGGGCAGGCTTCGCCGGGCGGCGGGTACGGCCAGGACGCCTCCTTCGCGCCGAGCTTCGGCGACACCGGCGGCCAGGCCTTCGCACCCCAGGGCGCGGCGCCGAAGAAGTCCAACAAGCTCCCGATCATCCTCTGCGCCGGATGCGCGCTGCTGGTGGTGCTCCTGGTCGTCGTCGGCGGCGGGATCTTCCTGTTCACCCGCGGCGACGGCGAGCCCACCGGCGGCGGCGACCCCACGGCGACCGAGACGACGGACGAGCCGACCGCCGAGCCGACGGACGAGCCCACCGAGGACCCGACCGACGAGCCCACCGAGGACTCGACGGACGAGCCCACCGAGGACCCGACCGAGAAGACCACTGCAGCCCCTGCGGCCGGCGACGGCGACGGTAGCAAGGACAAGCCGTACGCGACCGGCCAGATGTTCACCCTCGAGGACGGCGAGGGCGGCACGCTCGACGTCACCGTCGGGGCGGTGAACTGGGACGGCACCGCAGCGGTGATGGAGGCCAACCAGTTCAACGAAGAGCCCGGCGCCGACGAGACCTACATCGTCGTCCCGGTCACGATGACCTACCACGGCGACGGAACGGCGGAGCCCTTCCTCGCCGTGACCATCGACTACGTGTCCGGCGGCAACACCTACTCGGACGAGGGCACGGTCACGGAGAAGAGCGCCTACGACGTGGGGACCCTCCATGACGGCGGCACCGCCGAGTTCGAGATCGGCATCATCGTGCCGAAGGACAAGGTCAAGGACGGCCTGCTGACGGCGGACGTGCTGTTCAACTTCGACGCCCAGCCCGTCTGGGTCGCCGCCGGCTGACGTCCCCGCACCCACTGCTCGACAGCCCGCCCGTCCCCGGCATCCCGGGGAGGGGCGGGCTGATCGCTGTTCCGAGGGTGTGCGCCGCCACCAGCGTCGACCGGCGAGGTCAGCGGCGCGGCGCCGCCCAGGCGTCGAGCTGCTCGAGCGCCCGCTCGATCGTCTCGCGGCTCTTGCAGAAGGCCAGACGCAGGTAGGCGCTCGCCTCGCCGGCCCGCCCGTCGCGGTAGAAGGCGGACAGCGGGATCGCGACCACACCGGCCTCCGTCGGCAGCCGCTCCGCGAGCGCGTCGGCGTCGGGCTCCCCGAGCGGGCCCGCGTCGGCGACCGTGAAGTACCCGGCGTCGGCGAGGCTCACGCGGAAGCCGATCTCCCGCAGTCCGTCGGTGAGCAGGTCGCGGCGGCCGCGCAGGTCCGCGGCGAGCTCCTCGAAGGCCGACGCCGGCAGCGCCAGGCCCGCCGCGACCGCGGGCTGGAACGGTGCCCCCGAGGAGTAGGTCAGCCACTGCTTCGCCCCGGTGATCGCGGTGACCAGCTCCGGGCTGGCGGTGACCCAGCCGATCTTCCATCCGGTCACCGAGAAGGTCTTGCCCGCGGAGGAGATCGAGATGGTGCGGTCCTGCGCCCCGGGCAGGGCGGCGATCGGCCGGTGCGGGGCGCCGAAGGTGAGGTGCTCGTAGACCTCGTCGGTCGCGATCAGGGCGTCGTGGCGCTCCGCCTCCTCGACGATCGCGGCGAGGACCTCCGGCGAGAGCATCCTCCCGGTGGGGTTGTGCGGGGTGTTCACGAGAACCAGCCGGGTGCGCTCGGAGAAGGCCTCGCGCAGCGCGCCCGCGGAGACGTCCAGCACCAGGTCGCCGGTGTCGGGGTCCGTGCTCGAGGTGAGCGGCACGGTGCGGTGCACCCCGCCGGCGAGGGCGATGATCGCGGCGTACTGGTCGTAGAACGGCTCGAGGGTGATCACCTCGTCGCCCGGCTCGACCAGGGCCAGCACCGTCGCCGCGAGCGCCTCGGTCGCGCCCGTCGTCACCAGCACCTCGCTCGCGGGATCCCACTGCAGGCCGTACCACTGCGCCTGATGAGCGGCGATCGCCTCGCGCAGCACGGCGTCCCCCGGGCCGGGCGGGTACTGGTTGCGGCCCTGGCGGATCGCCGCGATCGCGGCCTCGGCGACGGCATCGGGCGGGGCGTCGTCGGGGAACCCCTGGCCGAGGTTCAGCGCATCGTGCTCGAGAGCGCGCGCGGACATGCGGGCGAACACGGTGGGGAGGGCCTGCCCGTCCTGCAGCAGGCCGGCCGCGTCGGCGGCACGGGTCCAGGGGCCGGTGGTGATCATGTCCTCGAGTCTCGCAGAGTCGGGCGGTCCACCGTGGCGGGCCGAGCCACGTGGTCGCGAGGCGCCGCACGGAGCCGACGCAGGAGCAGCAGCGCATGGAGATCATCGTCCGACCGGGGGACATCACGCTCGAGACCACCGACGCCGTCGTCAACGCCGCGAACTCCTCCCTGCTCGGCGGCGGGCGAGCGGGCGGCGCGATCCACCGTGGCATCGGCTGCGCGGACTGTCAGCTGGCGAACCAGATCCGCGCCGCCTGCCGCTGCCTGCCGCCGCTTGCCGCCGCCTGCCGCCGTCCGCCGCCGCCTGCCGCTGCCTGCCGCTGCCTGCCGCTGCCTGCCGCTGCCTGCCGCTGCCTGCCGCTGCCTGCCGCCGCCCGCCGTCGCTTGCCGCCGCCTGTGCGGACTGTCAGCTGGCGAACCAGATCCGCGCCGAGAGTGGCTCGCCAGCTGACGGTCGACGGCGCGGGGTCTGGGCGCGGAGCGCGTCGACGGCGCGGGATCTGGGTGCGAGTGCGGGCGCGGGCGTGGCGCGCAGTGCGGCCCGGGCGTGCCCCGATCGCGCCGCTCAGTGCTTCGGGAAGACCAGCCGCCCGTAGGTGACATACCGGAACGAGGTCGAGACGACCTGCCCGATCAGGGTGCCGGAGATGTTGTCAGCCAGCACGGAGTCGAGCCCCAGCACGTAGCGGGAGAAGCCCAGGCAGGAGAGCTGCAGGCCGGCCGCGATGAGGTTGACCAGGATGAACAGCATGATCGACCGGGTGGTGCCGGGCCGCGGGCGGTCGCCGAAGGTCCACAGGCGGTTGCCCAGATAGGTCAGGCAGGAGGCGACCGCGATGGTCAGCACCTTCGCGGTCAGCGGGGTCCCGTGCATGAGCCCGGTGCCCCAGCCGTGGCTCGGGCTCCAGAACACGAGCAGGTTGTACATCGCGGTGTCGAGCAGGAACACCACGCCGCCCACCAGCAGGAACTGGATCGTGGGGCGCAGATGCTCGCGGAGCATTGCGGAGCTGCGATCACGCAGGGAGGTGCTGGTGGAAGTGGGGCGGGCAGGGGTCTCCTGCGCGGTCGGATCCGGCGTCAGCACGCACGGCACTGTACCCGAGGCGATAGGATCGGGCCTCGCCGTCGCGACGGGTCGGAGCCACCTCACAGGTGCCGGCCCTGGGAGCGCGCGGCGCATCCGCGGCGACGGGCTGGCGGGTCCTCGGAGGATCCCGGCCCTGGGAGCGCCCGGACCCCGCCGCAGCGACGGCTCCGTCGGTCTCGGCCGACGGGCGCGGACGCGCGGCATCGATGACGACCCCTCCAAGGAAGGCCCCCATGACTCACGTCGCCCTCACCATCGCCGGCTCCGAGACCACCGGAGGCGCCGGGGCGCAGACGGACCTCAAGACGTTCCATCAGCTCGGCACCTTCGGCACTGCGGCCCTGACCTGCATCGTCTCCTTCGACCCGAAGAATGACTGGGGCCACCGCTTCGTGCCCGTGGACCCCCAGGTGATCGCCGACCAGATCGAGGCCACCACCGCCGTGCACGAGATCGACACGGTCAAGATCGGCATGCTCGGCACCCCCGTCACGATCGACACGGTCGCCGCCTCGCTCGCCGAGCGCTCCTTCACCAATGTGGTCCTGGACCCGGTGCTGATCTGCAAGGGCCAGGAGGCCGGCGCCGCTCTGGACACGGACAACGCGCTCAAGGAGAAGATCCTGCCGCTGGCCACCTTCGTGACCCCGAACCACTTCGAGGCGCTCACCCTCTCCGGGATGGACAGCATCGAGTCCGTCGAGGACCTCACCGAGGCGGCCCGCCGCATCCACGACACCTACGACGTGATCGTGCTGGCCA is part of the Brachybacterium ginsengisoli genome and encodes:
- a CDS encoding SRPBCC family protein, producing the protein MPVTDITHDLETLTLTITAQFAAPVERIWDIYADPRQLEKVWGPPEYPATVVDHSLTPGGRVTYYMTGPEGDRHYGYWSVLEVDQPRSFSYEDGFAHEDFSPNTDLPVSTSVSTFTAQDGGTRAVYVTTFASREGLQTVLDMGVEEGSRTAIDQIDGLVA
- a CDS encoding ArsR/SmtB family transcription factor, with product MQEGEEDRADAWFRALSDRTRRDILRRALAEEQSVSALARNYPMSLTAVQKHVAALERAGLLRRRRSGRETLARADVDGLRAAARLLEEIERRGREHIDRIDEMLHSERE
- a CDS encoding GNAT family N-acetyltransferase, with protein sequence MTAPPDEPPDEDLSMPLPDTSPAAALHVRARDPENLTTAPSAAPSGTEADTGTESAVDAGDAVLDNPAWSSLSGHHRSLAEGNEHVLRYPEDVSPFVGVRDWGHPDVWDAILEVFGHGAEVSVSHADPLLPEGWTPVFSVPGVQLVQTSRLVPRPDEEAVELGAADSAAMNALVERTKPGPFRSRTHELGRYVGIRRDGELIAMAGERLHPAGWTEISAVAVDERHRRQGLASRLVLDVAFHIQQRGDRALMHASAANTSAIAGYEKLGFALRRRLEFGAVRTP
- a CDS encoding GtrA family protein, translated to MLTPDPTAQETPARPTSTSTSLRDRSSAMLREHLRPTIQFLLVGGVVFLLDTAMYNLLVFWSPSHGWGTGLMHGTPLTAKVLTIAVASCLTYLGNRLWTFGDRPRPGTTRSIMLFILVNLIAAGLQLSCLGFSRYVLGLDSVLADNISGTLIGQVVSTSFRYVTYGRLVFPKH
- a CDS encoding aminotransferase class I/II-fold pyridoxal phosphate-dependent enzyme, with protein sequence MITTGPWTRAADAAGLLQDGQALPTVFARMSARALEHDALNLGQGFPDDAPPDAVAEAAIAAIRQGRNQYPPGPGDAVLREAIAAHQAQWYGLQWDPASEVLVTTGATEALAATVLALVEPGDEVITLEPFYDQYAAIIALAGGVHRTVPLTSSTDPDTGDLVLDVSAGALREAFSERTRLVLVNTPHNPTGRMLSPEVLAAIVEEAERHDALIATDEVYEHLTFGAPHRPIAALPGAQDRTISISSAGKTFSVTGWKIGWVTASPELVTAITGAKQWLTYSSGAPFQPAVAAGLALPASAFEELAADLRGRRDLLTDGLREIGFRVSLADAGYFTVADAGPLGEPDADALAERLPTEAGVVAIPLSAFYRDGRAGEASAYLRLAFCKSRETIERALEQLDAWAAPRR
- a CDS encoding 3-hydroxyacyl-CoA dehydrogenase NAD-binding domain-containing protein; protein product: MSSYTEHVTRVLTEDREHAGLGTVAVLTFAPPAGEERRPATLGPRSIEAVTGAIGTALDRAEAGEIQAIALTGTGKVFLAGADLSMFADPTAVSNVEGMTRAAHELQIRVRTSPVPVLAHLNGVALGGGLEVALLADVRTAAPGVKGLGLPETSLGILPGWGGTTLLQSVVGAETAVRMILEDPARDAQLSAEQALENGLVDELAEGLDEALDQFAALVAAHVDLDVSDADVVDPALAATAADAPADAPGAWAGREAPLPAADTPEAEALLDALDAPHGSAETRRTWAGRLEAQGAPAVARALRLLQELPGSTLADALEREATALGELVRSDAAAASMYSAEMLRHGKPGRAPVEGAREIRRVGVAGAGLMASQIAAQLALGLRVPVVMRDLDTATASKGLAAAREVIARTAARGSLDAAAATALADSLSATTDLQDLAGCDLVLEAVPEVLAIKKSVFAELESVLAEDALLVTNTSSLSVARMAEDLTHRGRVVGLHFFNPVAKMPLVEVIHTEDTDEAALATGLEVVRRMRKFAVRSADAPGFIVNRLLFRVLGAVLASVDAGADPAEVDASLDALGMPMRPFELLDLVGLAVADHVGTVLLEELGDRFHASPGLGAMAEKKARFTEPSRTAVHPPVSPTVAEVFGTDPSVAAAAPVGDALLEAVQDGLAEEIALMLDAGVVERPEQVDLALILGAGFPRHRGGVTPYLDASGASQRAVGRTFHGELFTGRG